The Acidobacteriota bacterium genomic interval ACCACCAGCCGGTCCGCTTCCCGCGCGGCGCCAGCCAGGTAACGGACATGCCCGACGTGCAGGAGGTCGAAGCAGCCGTTTGCGAGCGCGACGGTCCGGCCGGCGGCACGCTCGGCCGCCACGACCGCTTCCAGTTCATCCGCGCTCACCACCCTGCCCATCTCAATCGGCGCGGATGGCGGCGATCAGCTCGTCGCCCGTCACCGTGGCCGTGCCGCGCTTCATGACGACCAGGCCGGCCGCGTAGTTGGCCAGCCGCGCCCCCTCGTAGAGCGAGGCCCCGGCGGCGAGGGCGAGGGTCAGGGTGGCTATGACGGTATCGCCGGCGCCGGTGACGTCGGTCACCTCGTCGGTGCCGTGGATCGGGACGTGATCGGTCCGCTGCCCCCGGACGAAAAGCGCCATCCCGCGGCTGCCGCGCGTCACGACGACCCCCCGCGTGGCGCTCCTCTGGAGAATCGAGCGGCCCGCCCGCTCCAGCGCCTCTTCGTCATCGCCGATCGGAAAACCGGCCATGCGTTCCGCCTCCGACTCGTTCGGCGTGCAGGCGGTGGCGCCGCGGAAGGCGGCGAGGTTGTGGCGCGAATCGATCAGGACGGGGGTGGAGCGACGCCGGACGCTGCCGCCGACCGCGCCGGTGATCTTCTGAAAAAGGGCCGGCGTGACGAGGCCGGATCCGTAGTCCGAGACGAGCACGGCGTCGCAGTCCGCGACGGCGGCGAGCGCCGCCTCTTCGAGCGCGGCGGCGGCGGCGGCCGCGTCGCGCAGGTCGGCGGGGTGATCGATCCGGACCACCTGCTGCCGCGCCGTGTGCGGGCTCCCCGCGAGGATGCGGGTCTTGACCGGGGCGCGATACCCGGCGGGTCGGACCACGTGCGCGCGGTCGACGTGAGGGCCGAGCGCGCGGAACAGCCGGCGGTCGCGGTCGCCGCGGCCCACGAGGCCGACCAGGCGCGCCTCGCCCCCGAGGGCGCCGGCGTTGCAGGCGGCGTTCGCGGCGCCGCCGGGAACGATCGTGTCGCCCGCGTAGTCGAGAATCAGCACCGGGGACTCGCGGGAGATGCGCGACGGGTCGCCGTAGAGAAAACGATCGCAGATCACGTCCCCGACAACGGCGACGCGGCGGCCGGTGAACCGCTCGGCGAGTTCGATCAGGCGGGAGGAGAGATCCGCATCGGAACGGAGCGGTTGGACGCCTGTTACTGGACTCACGGAGATCCGATCAAGTGCGTGATGCGGTAGCGCATCGCATTATTGCAGACCCACGCCCTGTGGGAGTGCCATCGCGGACTGCTAGACCGGCACAGCATCGGCGCTTTCTGCCACCTGCACAATCGCATCGAGCTTCTCGCGGATTTCGGTGTCGACTTCACTCTCTGGAACATGCCGGACAAGTTCGTGGAAGTTCTTCTTGGCCATCAGATTCGGCAGGCGGAGCCGCTCGAAATAGGCCTTGAAGAGCGGTGTCAGGAAATCGTCGCTCGCTTTGATGTCCGCACTCCAGGGTGAACCCTTACCCAAGGCCTTCAACGCCGATTCGATCTCGTCAATGGCGGCTCGCATCGCCTCCAGCCGTCGGCCGGCTTCTGCTGCGGTGAAGAGGGGACCGTTTGCATCCTCCGGCGCCGAGGCCGTCGCGTACGCTTCCAGTGTCGCTCGCGTGCAGACATAGTTCTCGATTTCCCGGCGTCTCCACATCAGACACTCGACAGGAGCCATGTCTCGCGGTTCGGCGTCGCGTCGATCGAAGAGAGCTACGCCGCGCAGTCCCGAGAGCGCCTCGCGCAGGCCGTGATAGTGGTTCTGTACGGCGGCGGGTCGGTTCCCCACGTAGTGCACGAAGGGCCGCTCCAACTCTTCCACTGCACGCCCATGCCCGAGTCTCTCTGCAAAGGCCTGCAGAAACGAAAGGTCCGTAGAACCCTCAAGATAAAGCACCCAGCCGGTCTGCTCGGCTTGGTAGTACTGATCGAATCCGATGTCGCGAAGCGCTTTAAGGAGCTGGCTGCCCCGATCGTCGACGCGGTGTGGAGCGCCCACGAAGGCTACGACGACATCCCGTTCGGCGGCTTCGTTGAGCAAGACTTCCGAGTGACTGGCGGCAATTACCTGACCCCCGCTCCGGGCCGCAACGTCGGTGAGCAGTCGGTAGATCTGCCGCTGCCGGAGAATCTCCAAGTGCGCATCGGGCTCGTCGAGCAGCAGGACCGCGCCGGGATTCGCATACAGATAGGCCAGCAGGAGGAGCGTCTGCTGCAGGCCGCTGCCGGATGAAGACAGGTCGAGCCGGACACCCCGTTCGCGGTAGGTCATCGCGATCTCGCCCCGTTCTGCGACGTAGCGAGGCGGATCGAGCTCGGACCCGAACAGATTCTGGACCTGCTCCACCAGTTCATTCCAGCGTTCCGGCTGCCCTTCGTGGATCTGGAAGCAGAGATTGCGCAGGACCTCGGCAGTGCGACCCTCGCCAATCCGCACGTTCACCGCGCCCTGATCCAGTCTTGTCTCGGTGGCGGCCAGCCCAGACATCGGTGGCAGAAACGCGATCTCCACCGTTCCCGCTTCGTCGGGTACCGGCAAGCGATCAGGCGCCTTGCCCTCCGAGCGGCGAAGGAGCCGACAGTAGAAGGACTCCTCATTCGCGTAGTCGAATTCGAGCCCGCAGGTCCACACCTTGTCGTTCGTGACGCCCTCGACGACTAGATCGATGCGGATGTTGCTTGTGGTCTGCCGGCCATCGACCTTTCGAACGTCGCGCACGTGCATTGAGCGCCACAACAGATTCGCGTCCGGGATCGGAATCGCCACGAGATCCCGGCGGTTCACGGTGACACCGGGACGCTTCTCCGGAGTGGTTCTTCCCGAACGCTTCTCGTTCCAGCGCTTCAGGCCAATGTCCCATAAGGCCAGCGCCTGCATCGCCGACGTCTT includes:
- a CDS encoding AAA family ATPase, producing the protein MLTKLTVRNFKRFGEVEIELGSPVVFIGPNNSGKTSAMQALALWDIGLKRWNEKRSGRTTPEKRPGVTVNRRDLVAIPIPDANLLWRSMHVRDVRKVDGRQTTSNIRIDLVVEGVTNDKVWTCGLEFDYANEESFYCRLLRRSEGKAPDRLPVPDEAGTVEIAFLPPMSGLAATETRLDQGAVNVRIGEGRTAEVLRNLCFQIHEGQPERWNELVEQVQNLFGSELDPPRYVAERGEIAMTYRERGVRLDLSSSGSGLQQTLLLLAYLYANPGAVLLLDEPDAHLEILRQRQIYRLLTDVAARSGGQVIAASHSEVLLNEAAERDVVVAFVGAPHRVDDRGSQLLKALRDIGFDQYYQAEQTGWVLYLEGSTDLSFLQAFAERLGHGRAVEELERPFVHYVGNRPAAVQNHYHGLREALSGLRGVALFDRRDAEPRDMAPVECLMWRRREIENYVCTRATLEAYATASAPEDANGPLFTAAEAGRRLEAMRAAIDEIESALKALGKGSPWSADIKASDDFLTPLFKAYFERLRLPNLMAKKNFHELVRHVPESEVDTEIREKLDAIVQVAESADAVPV